The nucleotide sequence TAACAGAGAAAGCGTCACTAAAACCCATTTTGATATTTCTAAAACGGATTGACTGAAAAACATAACCAACTGTAAACCATCCTGAAAAAACGAATGCAATAGAAACAATACTCCATATCGCTCTTTTCATTCCTTCATCATATATCTGATACAAAAACAAACCCAATAATAATGAGTAGGTAATTGCATTTCCTGTGTCACCAAAGTGCTCTTTAGCTGATTGTTTTATAGACATAACAGTATGTTATACAGAGTCTGTATATCACCCGAAATCCCGATGTTATGCAGACTCTGTATAGTTCAATATACGATGCCGCTGTATAGTATTTCATATTATTTGTAGTCTTATATGAAGCATATACTCCAATACCAGGCTGAAGTCTGCCTGGCGGTAAATAACAAACACAGCCATTTCCGCTATATCCAGTTAGATTTTGTCTATATTGCAGCAATTCCGGTGCATGAATCAACAATGAATTCGGGTAATTCCGGCATTTACCGGCCACACCCGGCCCGGGCGATGATGGAGAAGTGGCTGGTTTCGCGGCGCTGCGGGATAAATCTGATTAGAACTGTTCCAACAGTTGCGGGAGCTGGGTGATGTGGCTGATTTCCCGCGTGACCAGGGCCCGCTGGCTGTCGACGTTGACGGCGCTGTGCAAGTACTGGGTGATGAGGATGGAGTGCAGGCCGACTTCGCCGGCGCCGATGTGTTCGTCGCTGCCGCCATCACCGACAAACACGCATTCGCCGGCGCTGAGGCCAATGCCGTTGAGCGCGGCGTGATAGATGTCCGGCTCCGGTTTGCGGCTGCCGACATCACAGCTGAAGATGGCGCTGTGGAACAACTCGGCCATGGGTGAACGCGGCCAGGCTTCGACTTCGCCTGACGAGGCGTTGGACACCAGCGCCAGTTTCAGTCCTTGTTCGCGCAGGGATGACAATACGGTGAGCACGTCGTCCGGCACGTTGACCAGCGCGTAGTCAAAACGCGCCTGGCGTTCATCGGATGCATTCTGGATCAGTTCATCGGGTATGGAAGGATCGATGCCGTGAGCCATTTTCTTGAGGCTGTCGAAATGGCTGGTGGGCCGGGTGATCTCGTGATCAAAACTGAAGCAGGCCTGGTTCCAGCGGGCGGCATCGACGCCGAGCACGTCGGCTGTATATCGACCGACGTGATCCGGCACCGAGCCTACGTCCACCAGGGTATGAAATAAATCGAAACAGACGCCTTTGATCATAATAATTTATTTGTCCGCAATCTGGATTCCTGCTTTCGCAGGAATGACGAGGCTGTGGGTCAGCAAATTCCAATACCGGATTCCTTTCCCACAGAACCCTTTCAAGGGTCATCGCGGGTACTCTGGCTCCGGGTGTTAGCGGTTGAAGCAGGTTCTGTCAGCAGCAGCACGACTTCTTCACCGGCTTGACCGCTTCGATATGGGCGGAGACGACATAGTCCTCGATGCCGCGACCCGGTGCCCAGTCCTTGATGAATTCCTTTGATTCATCCTTGGGCGTGATCGATACGGCGTCGAAGCCGGCGTCCTTCATGTATTGCTCCAGCACTTCGATTCGTGATGCGCCGGCCATGCAGCCTGCATACAGGAGCTGGTCGTTTTTCCATTCATCAGGCATGTCGATGGTGGCGACGATATCGGAGATGGCCAGGCGACCGCCGGGCTTGAGCACGCGGTAGGCATCGCGGAACACCTGTGCCTTGTCCGGCGACAGGTTGATGACACAGTTGGAAATGATGACGTCGACGCTGTTGTCGGCCACCGGCAGGTGTTCGATTTCACCGAGGCGGAACTCGACATTGGCGAACTTGCCCTTTTCGGCATTGCCACGAGCCTTGCTGACCATGTCCGGTGTCATGTCGACGCCGATGACGCGGCCACTGGCACCGACTTCGCCGGCAGCGAGGAAGGCATCAAAGCCGCCGCCGGAACCGAGATCCACCACCACTTCGCCCTGTTGCAGGCTGGCGATGGCACGCGGGTTGCCGCAACCGAGGCCCATGTCCGCGCCCTTGGGCACGGCGGCCAGGTCGGCCTCGGAATAACCCAGGCGCGTGGATACCAGGGTATTGATGGCGTCGTCATCAGAGACGCCACAGCAACTGCTCTCCGGCCCGCAGCAACTGCTGGCAGCACCGGCATTATTGGCTTCCGCCACCTTGGCGTAACTCTCCCGCACCTTCTGGCGGACTTCATCGGCTAGTTTTTCGCTCATGGGAACCTCGTGAAATACCTTGTTGGCCAATTATGGGGCCATTTACCGGTAACGCAACCCGGATCGCGGCGATCGGATCGGGATACATTCAATTCGCAAGTCTTGCTCACCCGGCCCGACGGCAGCCGTGGCGGTTATTGCGCCAGCAGTGCCAGGTAGCTGACCACCATGTAGCGCAGCAGCTTGCCGATGCTGACCAGCAGCACGAACCAGCCCAGCGGGATGCGCATGACGCCGGCAATGACGGTGAGCGGATCGCCGATCACCGGCACCCAGGCGAAACACAGCGATACCAGGCCGTACTTGCGGTAACGCTGCTCGGCCTGGACGAATTCTTCCTCGGACAGGCGCAACCATTTTTTCACCAGGCTGAGGCTGGCCCAGTAACCGAGCGCATAGTTGGTGAGCGAGCCCAGCACGTTACCGGCCGTGGCCACGGTGACGAGCGTTACCGGCGACAGGCCGGTTAACAGCAGCGCGGTGAGCACCATTTCCGAGCTTAGCGGCAAAATCGTCGCCGCCAGAAACGCGGCAATAAACAGGCCGGTATGGC is from Gammaproteobacteria bacterium and encodes:
- a CDS encoding HAD family hydrolase, translating into MIKGVCFDLFHTLVDVGSVPDHVGRYTADVLGVDAARWNQACFSFDHEITRPTSHFDSLKKMAHGIDPSIPDELIQNASDERQARFDYALVNVPDDVLTVLSSLREQGLKLALVSNASSGEVEAWPRSPMAELFHSAIFSCDVGSRKPEPDIYHAALNGIGLSAGECVFVGDGGSDEHIGAGEVGLHSILITQYLHSAVNVDSQRALVTREISHITQLPQLLEQF
- a CDS encoding arsenite methyltransferase → MSEKLADEVRQKVRESYAKVAEANNAGAASSCCGPESSCCGVSDDDAINTLVSTRLGYSEADLAAVPKGADMGLGCGNPRAIASLQQGEVVVDLGSGGGFDAFLAAGEVGASGRVIGVDMTPDMVSKARGNAEKGKFANVEFRLGEIEHLPVADNSVDVIISNCVINLSPDKAQVFRDAYRVLKPGGRLAISDIVATIDMPDEWKNDQLLYAGCMAGASRIEVLEQYMKDAGFDAVSITPKDESKEFIKDWAPGRGIEDYVVSAHIEAVKPVKKSCCC
- a CDS encoding DedA family protein translates to MEYLAEFGHTGLFIAAFLAATILPLSSEMVLTALLLTGLSPVTLVTVATAGNVLGSLTNYALGYWASLSLVKKWLRLSEEEFVQAEQRYRKYGLVSLCFAWVPVIGDPLTVIAGVMRIPLGWFVLLVSIGKLLRYMVVSYLALLAQ